The Leptolyngbyaceae cyanobacterium genome contains the following window.
TACCCTGGATAATGTACTCTTTAATGGCATCCGTGTTAATCAGAATGTCGTGATAAGCAGCACGTTTACCATCAGTAGTTTTACACAAACCTTGAGCAATTACTGCTACCAAAGATTCTGCGATCGCCACTTTCATCGATTGTTGTTCTTCGGCGGTATAAAGGTTGAGAATCCGCTCGATCGTTTTCACCGCACTGTTAGTGTGCAGCGTACCCATTACTAAGTGTCCGGTTTGTGCGGCTTTCAGTGCCGTGTTCACCGTTTCTTTATCCCGCATTTCTCCTACCAGAATCAAGTCTGGGTCTTCCCGCAAAGCTGCTTTGAGCGCGTTATCAAATTTACGAGTATGTTGTCCGACTTCCCGGTGTTTGATCAGAGATTTACGGCTGGTGTGAACGAATTCGATCGGGTCTTCAATGGTAATGATATGCTTCGGCATGGTTTTGTTAATAAAATCTACCATTGCCGCCATCGTAGTGGACTTACCAGAACCAGTTGGCCCCGTCACCAAGATTAATCCCTTATGGTAATTGCAAACATCTTTAAAGACGGGCGGTAAATTCAGCTGCTCGATCGATAAAATGTTGTTCGGAATTAACCGCATTACCATCGCTGGACCTCTTAAGGTACCAAACACGTTAATCCGTGCCCGCGAGAATTCGTATTGAGTTACTCCATCAAAATCTAAGTGTTCCTCAAAATGGCGAATCTCTTCATCGCTCATCACTTCCTGCATCCAACTCATAAAAGTGCGCGAGTCGGTTTCCGAATAATCGCTCATGATGATGTCGCCCCGTTTACGAAAACGAGGCATTTCACCTACCCCAATGTGAATGTCAGAAATCCCATTGTCAAAAGCATACTTGACGATTTCTGCTAGCGTAGGCTGTCCTTGTGCGCGATTGCTTCCGCTAGGAGATGACATTGCTGTCTGTACTGG
Protein-coding sequences here:
- a CDS encoding type IV pilus twitching motility protein PilT codes for the protein MTESQRPPMSPPPGPRGMPPAVQPPVGGRPPRTDASTGATQQQRPTDETIAMPNPNTRMPGTPGAMPRTTGAVPGTQRVPGSVPPGAPPPPPPGPGQTASRPPSPPPPAPPPPAPPVQTAMSSPSGSNRAQGQPTLAEIVKYAFDNGISDIHIGVGEMPRFRKRGDIIMSDYSETDSRTFMSWMQEVMSDEEIRHFEEHLDFDGVTQYEFSRARINVFGTLRGPAMVMRLIPNNILSIEQLNLPPVFKDVCNYHKGLILVTGPTGSGKSTTMAAMVDFINKTMPKHIITIEDPIEFVHTSRKSLIKHREVGQHTRKFDNALKAALREDPDLILVGEMRDKETVNTALKAAQTGHLVMGTLHTNSAVKTIERILNLYTAEEQQSMKVAIAESLVAVIAQGLCKTTDGKRAAYHDILINTDAIKEYIIQGKYEEITGVMLKSKFDGMQTMNQALLALYQEGRITEEEALEKSPTPNEMAQFLRGRV